The Oscillospiraceae bacterium genome has a segment encoding these proteins:
- a CDS encoding MFS transporter produces MNKIKSFLDRKIVTKDVGEETYITWREALSYAMGRGAQGMSTSMTASKYVNFFITDVLHIKARHASNIRLYCGIFDAINDPIMGVIVDKTRTKYGKMRPYIKFAPYFVSLFMLLFFIGNDSLSYGAKIALTVFAFVGLDVTYTAFDVPMGALAFSMTPNGTERTKLYGVASIGRMILGAIPAGLVAFAAWLPYFNQNLDKAYLAAAVFSAFFIILFTRFTFKNTTERLEHHEEAPSLKECLHLLVTNRPLLMLFLGNIFFVIIKVSEQASFYFAYDALFNAKYNGFLDIAKAPGSFLAGIFVPIIIERLGRKADSKKFYQVCCVMGIVLNGLFALCTYNGIMNKGAGQSVSLLTGLMVIVFSAVVTFPLEFKNLMQKEMEAETVDYVEWKTGKRVEGTMLSIMSFTGKLEGTLSSFICLQVLARTGYVEHTTDVSTLQNHSTLLGLFLMTTVFPMVGYALMLIPMHFYNITGDSHRRMIKDIMARRAQAGEAAAQEAVAAEAKEG; encoded by the coding sequence ATGAACAAGATCAAATCATTCCTCGATCGAAAGATCGTGACCAAAGATGTGGGGGAGGAGACCTACATTACCTGGCGAGAGGCGCTGTCCTATGCCATGGGTCGTGGCGCCCAGGGTATGAGCACCTCCATGACCGCCTCAAAGTATGTAAACTTCTTTATTACCGATGTGTTGCATATTAAGGCGCGCCATGCCTCCAATATTCGCCTGTACTGCGGTATTTTTGATGCCATCAATGACCCGATCATGGGCGTGATTGTAGATAAGACCCGCACCAAGTACGGCAAAATGCGGCCGTATATCAAGTTTGCGCCGTACTTCGTGTCGCTGTTTATGCTGCTGTTTTTTATTGGCAACGACAGCCTGTCTTATGGGGCAAAGATTGCCCTGACGGTGTTTGCCTTTGTAGGGCTGGATGTGACCTACACCGCCTTTGATGTGCCTATGGGGGCGTTGGCGTTCAGTATGACGCCAAACGGCACGGAACGCACAAAGCTTTACGGTGTTGCCTCCATCGGGCGTATGATCCTGGGGGCTATTCCTGCCGGACTGGTGGCCTTTGCCGCCTGGCTGCCGTACTTTAACCAGAATTTGGACAAGGCGTATCTGGCAGCCGCTGTCTTTTCCGCGTTCTTTATTATTCTTTTTACCCGTTTTACCTTTAAGAACACCACAGAGCGGTTGGAGCACCACGAGGAGGCTCCCAGCTTAAAAGAATGCTTGCACCTGCTGGTAACCAACCGGCCGCTGCTGATGCTCTTTCTGGGCAATATTTTCTTTGTGATCATCAAGGTGTCCGAGCAGGCGTCCTTCTACTTTGCCTATGACGCGTTGTTTAACGCCAAGTATAACGGCTTTTTGGACATTGCCAAGGCACCCGGCTCGTTTTTGGCAGGTATCTTTGTACCCATTATTATTGAGCGGCTGGGCCGCAAGGCGGACTCTAAGAAGTTTTACCAGGTGTGCTGCGTGATGGGTATTGTGCTCAACGGTCTGTTTGCCCTGTGCACCTATAACGGCATTATGAACAAGGGTGCCGGTCAGTCCGTGTCCCTGCTTACCGGATTGATGGTTATTGTCTTTTCTGCCGTGGTTACTTTCCCGCTGGAGTTTAAGAACCTGATGCAAAAAGAAATGGAAGCGGAGACGGTGGACTATGTGGAGTGGAAAACCGGCAAGCGGGTAGAGGGCACTATGCTGTCCATTATGAGCTTTACCGGCAAGCTGGAGGGTACGCTGTCCTCCTTTATCTGCTTGCAGGTACTGGCCCGCACCGGCTATGTGGAGCACACCACCGATGTGTCTACCTTACAGAATCATTCCACTCTGCTGGGACTGTTCCTGATGACCACCGTGTTCCCCATGGTGGGCTATGCGCTGATGCTCATTCCCATGCACTTTTATAACATTACCGGCGACAGCCACCGCCGGATGATTAAGGACATTATGGCTCGTCGCGCCCAGGCAGGCGAGGCAGCAGCCCAGGAGGCTGTGGCGGCAGAGGCCAAAGAGGGCTAA
- a CDS encoding haloacid dehalogenase-like hydrolase gives MNVYDFDNTIYDGETLVDFILYYVRTDPRIWRYVPKLLVIAFKDAFHLFTVAQALEAYASFLEGYYVKVEHIEEDVVQFWDSHMHKIKPWYAKVQREDDIIVSGTTDFLLDEVMRRLGVKHYVGSSIDKNTGKFIRLCFLDNKVKIFRELYPNAHIDNFYTDSMNDKPMMDLADHVFFVRGDKIEQIK, from the coding sequence ATGAATGTGTACGATTTTGATAATACCATCTACGACGGCGAGACGCTGGTAGACTTTATCCTCTACTATGTGCGCACAGACCCGCGGATTTGGCGCTATGTGCCAAAACTGCTGGTGATCGCCTTTAAGGATGCCTTTCACCTGTTTACCGTGGCCCAAGCGCTGGAGGCGTATGCTTCCTTCCTGGAAGGATATTATGTTAAGGTAGAGCACATTGAGGAAGATGTGGTGCAGTTTTGGGACAGCCACATGCACAAGATTAAGCCCTGGTACGCCAAGGTGCAGCGGGAGGACGATATTATTGTCAGCGGCACCACGGACTTTTTGCTGGACGAGGTGATGCGCCGGCTGGGGGTCAAGCACTATGTGGGCTCCTCTATTGATAAAAACACCGGCAAGTTCATTCGCCTGTGTTTTTTGGACAACAAGGTGAAAATCTTTCGTGAGTTGTACCCGAATGCGCATATTGACAATTTCTATACCGACTCCATGAATGATAAACCGATGATGGACCTTGCCGATCATGTATTCTTTGTGCGAGGCGACAAAATCGAACAAATTAAATAA
- a CDS encoding L-aspartate oxidase, with protein sequence MKHRSYIHTDIVIVGSGVAGLFAALCLPESKKILMITKEDLKECDSYLAQGGVCVLKSLDDFKCFYEDTMKAGHYENNPESVRVMIESSPDVIGTLIKLGADFDTKKDGDFDYTREGAHRNNRILHHKDETGKEITTTLLSIAKNRRNITFIPQTTMIDLIERDNTCYGIVCEDEFGERGCILAQDIILATGGIGGLFKSSTNYPHITGDSFALAIKHGITLQDMSYIQIHPTTLYSKKSGRRFLISESVRGEGAILLNENGERFTDELQPRDVVTEAIVKEEKKFGTDHVYLTLPNMTSEEAHKRFPNIFEACMDEGYDMTKDKVPVTPAQHYMMGGIQTDINGCTSMRHLYAAGETACNGVHGKNRLASNSLLESMVFAKRAADLIAKDKEEKPAFDPQIDLASYPDKAGRQKEFKDLILGEIKRKDKTFYDKWCNDENMRG encoded by the coding sequence ATGAAACACAGAAGTTACATTCACACAGACATTGTGATCGTCGGCAGCGGCGTGGCGGGCCTGTTTGCAGCCCTCTGCCTGCCGGAAAGCAAGAAGATTTTAATGATCACCAAAGAGGATCTGAAAGAGTGCGACTCTTACCTGGCCCAGGGCGGCGTATGCGTGCTGAAGAGCCTGGACGACTTTAAGTGCTTTTATGAAGACACCATGAAGGCTGGTCATTATGAGAACAACCCGGAGTCTGTGCGGGTCATGATCGAAAGTTCGCCGGATGTGATCGGCACGCTGATTAAGCTGGGTGCGGACTTTGACACCAAAAAAGACGGCGACTTTGACTACACCCGTGAGGGCGCCCACCGTAACAACCGCATTCTCCATCACAAGGACGAGACCGGCAAGGAGATCACCACCACCCTGCTGTCCATCGCCAAGAACCGACGCAACATAACTTTTATTCCTCAAACCACTATGATCGACCTGATCGAGAGGGACAACACTTGCTACGGCATTGTGTGCGAGGATGAGTTTGGCGAGCGGGGCTGCATTTTGGCCCAGGACATTATCCTGGCAACCGGCGGCATCGGCGGGCTGTTTAAGAGCTCTACCAACTATCCCCACATTACCGGCGACAGCTTTGCACTGGCTATCAAGCACGGTATCACCTTGCAGGATATGAGCTATATTCAGATCCACCCCACCACCCTGTACAGTAAAAAGAGCGGGCGCCGCTTTCTCATCAGCGAATCCGTGCGGGGCGAGGGCGCTATTCTGCTTAACGAGAACGGCGAGCGCTTTACCGACGAGCTACAGCCCCGGGACGTGGTGACTGAGGCCATTGTCAAAGAAGAAAAGAAATTCGGCACCGACCACGTGTACCTGACCCTGCCCAATATGACCAGCGAGGAGGCCCACAAGCGCTTTCCCAACATTTTTGAGGCCTGCATGGACGAGGGCTACGATATGACCAAAGACAAGGTCCCTGTGACCCCGGCCCAGCACTACATGATGGGCGGGATTCAGACGGATATTAACGGCTGCACCTCCATGCGCCACTTGTACGCCGCCGGCGAAACCGCCTGCAACGGAGTGCACGGCAAGAACCGACTGGCCAGCAACAGCCTGCTGGAGAGCATGGTCTTTGCCAAGCGAGCAGCGGATTTGATCGCAAAGGACAAGGAGGAGAAGCCCGCCTTTGATCCCCAGATCGACCTGGCGTCTTATCCGGACAAGGCCGGACGGCAAAAGGAATTCAAAGACCTGATTTTAGGTGAAATTAAGCGAAAGGACAAGACTTTCTATGATAAATGGTGTAACGATGAAAATATGCGTGGATGA
- the nadC gene encoding carboxylating nicotinate-nucleotide diphosphorylase yields MINGVTMKICVDDYILRTLKEDINDEDVSTNAVMPVNKQGSAQLICKDDGVICGLDVFFRTFRLLDDTARFDCAVQDGDRVQKGQLLGTLYGDIKAILSGERTALNYLQRMSGIATITREYMDQLAGYDTVLLDTRKTTPNMRPFEKYAVKVGGATNHRYNLSDGVLLKDNHIGAAGSVTKAIQMAKAYAPFVRKIEIETETLDQVQEAVDAGADIIMLDNMDTATMKQALQIIDGRAQTECSGNVTKARLREIAETGVDFVSCGALTHSAPILDLSLKNLAPIE; encoded by the coding sequence ATGATAAATGGTGTAACGATGAAAATATGCGTGGATGATTACATTCTGCGCACCTTAAAAGAGGATATTAACGATGAGGATGTGTCCACCAACGCGGTGATGCCGGTGAATAAGCAGGGCAGCGCGCAGCTGATCTGTAAGGACGACGGCGTGATCTGCGGGCTGGATGTGTTCTTCCGCACCTTCCGTCTGTTGGACGATACCGCCCGCTTTGACTGCGCGGTGCAGGACGGCGACCGGGTGCAAAAGGGCCAGCTGCTTGGCACCCTGTACGGCGACATTAAGGCCATTCTCTCCGGCGAGCGCACGGCGCTGAACTACCTCCAGCGCATGAGCGGCATTGCCACCATCACCAGAGAATATATGGACCAGCTGGCGGGCTACGATACCGTGCTGCTGGACACCCGCAAGACTACGCCCAATATGCGCCCCTTTGAGAAGTACGCCGTTAAGGTAGGTGGCGCTACCAACCACCGTTACAATTTGTCCGACGGGGTACTGCTCAAGGACAACCACATTGGCGCCGCCGGCAGCGTCACCAAAGCCATTCAAATGGCTAAGGCCTACGCCCCCTTTGTGCGCAAGATCGAGATTGAAACGGAGACATTAGATCAAGTGCAAGAGGCAGTAGACGCCGGCGCGGATATTATTATGCTGGACAATATGGACACCGCCACTATGAAACAGGCGCTCCAAATCATTGACGGCCGTGCCCAGACCGAGTGCAGCGGCAATGTGACCAAGGCCCGGCTGAGGGAGATCGCCGAAACCGGCGTAGACTTTGTCTCCTGCGGTGCTCTCACCCACTCCGCTCCTATTCTGGACCTGAGTCTGAAAAACCTGGCCCCAATCGAATAA
- a CDS encoding rubrerythrin family protein — protein sequence MNLEGTKTQANLMAAFAGESEARNKYTYYASKAKKDGFVQISQLFTETANNEKEHAKIWFKLLHNGSVPDTATNLQDAATGENYEWTEMYPQFAREAREEGFEEIARLFEAVAKIEQEHEQRYLKLLENVEQGLVFSRDGDRIWKCSNCGHIVVGKSAPEVCPVCAHPKAYFELKAENY from the coding sequence ATGAATTTAGAAGGCACCAAGACACAGGCCAACCTGATGGCGGCATTTGCCGGCGAGAGCGAGGCCCGCAACAAGTACACGTATTATGCTTCTAAGGCCAAGAAGGACGGCTTTGTGCAGATCTCGCAGTTGTTTACCGAGACGGCCAACAACGAGAAGGAACACGCCAAGATCTGGTTTAAGCTGCTGCATAACGGTTCTGTGCCGGACACAGCCACCAATTTGCAGGACGCTGCCACCGGAGAGAACTACGAGTGGACGGAGATGTATCCCCAGTTTGCCCGTGAGGCACGGGAGGAGGGCTTTGAGGAGATTGCCCGCCTGTTTGAGGCCGTGGCTAAGATCGAGCAGGAGCACGAGCAGCGGTATTTGAAGTTGCTGGAGAATGTGGAGCAGGGCTTGGTATTCAGCCGGGATGGCGACCGGATTTGGAAGTGTTCCAATTGCGGCCACATCGTGGTGGGTAAGTCCGCACCGGAGGTGTGCCCGGTTTGCGCCCATCCCAAGGCCTATTTTGAACTGAAGGCGGAGAATTATTGA
- the rlmB gene encoding 23S rRNA (guanosine(2251)-2'-O)-methyltransferase RlmB: METEQTTDGLVIGRNAVAELLAGGREIEHVLVANGERTGSIVPLVAKCKKQGVVVKYVDRRKLDAMCDHANHQGIVAVASAHDYVPLETILDRAKEKGEAPFLVLCDGIEDGHNLGAIIRSAEAGGAHGVVIPKRRSVGLNYTVAKTACGALEYLPVARVSNLNQTIELLKKRGIWVYAADMDGTPWCQTNFDGGVALVIGSEGSGVSALVKKNCDAVVSLPMQGKVNSLNASVAAGILIYEVTRQRLGLIGK; this comes from the coding sequence ATGGAGACAGAACAAACAACAGACGGCCTGGTGATCGGGCGCAACGCAGTGGCAGAGCTGCTGGCCGGTGGCCGCGAGATTGAGCATGTGCTGGTGGCAAACGGCGAGCGCACCGGCTCCATTGTGCCACTGGTCGCTAAGTGCAAAAAGCAGGGCGTGGTGGTTAAGTATGTGGACCGGCGAAAGCTGGACGCCATGTGTGACCACGCCAATCATCAGGGCATTGTGGCAGTGGCGTCTGCCCACGATTATGTACCGCTGGAGACCATTCTGGACCGGGCGAAAGAAAAGGGCGAGGCGCCTTTTTTGGTGCTGTGCGATGGAATTGAGGACGGTCATAATCTGGGAGCCATTATCCGCTCCGCAGAGGCCGGCGGCGCGCACGGGGTGGTGATCCCTAAGCGGCGCAGCGTGGGGCTGAACTACACGGTGGCTAAGACCGCCTGCGGTGCACTGGAGTACCTGCCGGTGGCTCGGGTCAGTAACCTGAATCAAACCATTGAACTGCTGAAAAAGCGGGGTATTTGGGTGTATGCGGCGGATATGGACGGCACGCCCTGGTGCCAAACGAATTTTGACGGCGGTGTGGCGCTGGTGATCGGCAGCGAAGGCAGCGGCGTCAGCGCTTTGGTGAAGAAGAATTGCGACGCAGTGGTCAGTCTGCCCATGCAGGGCAAGGTCAACTCTCTGAACGCCTCTGTGGCGGCAGGCATTTTGATATATGAAGTGACCCGGCAGCGCCTGGGGCTGATTGGAAAGTGA
- the hisF gene encoding imidazole glycerol phosphate synthase subunit HisF encodes MYAKRIIPCLDVKNGRVVKGVSFVDLVDAGDPVACAAAYDAQGADELVLLDITATHEGRGTMTEIVRRVAETVFIPFTVGGGIASVEDFTRLLRAGADKISVNSAAVRDPELISKASAKFGAQCVVCAIDAKRRDQGWEVYLNGGRIPTGLDAVAWAKEAERRGAGEILLTSMDCDGQKNGYDLELTRAVSEAVGVPVIASGGAGKAEHFLDAFTDGKADAVLAASLFHFNELPIPELKAYLNARGVPVRL; translated from the coding sequence GTGTATGCAAAGCGAATTATTCCCTGCCTGGATGTAAAGAACGGCCGAGTGGTCAAGGGTGTTTCTTTTGTAGATCTGGTAGATGCCGGGGATCCGGTGGCCTGCGCTGCGGCTTATGACGCCCAGGGGGCGGACGAGCTGGTGTTGCTGGATATTACCGCCACCCACGAGGGGCGGGGCACCATGACAGAGATCGTGCGCCGGGTGGCGGAAACCGTGTTCATTCCCTTCACCGTTGGCGGCGGCATTGCCAGCGTGGAGGATTTTACCCGGCTGCTGCGTGCCGGGGCGGACAAAATTTCTGTCAATTCCGCGGCGGTGCGGGATCCGGAGCTGATCAGTAAGGCCTCGGCAAAGTTCGGCGCCCAGTGTGTGGTATGCGCTATTGACGCCAAGCGCCGGGATCAGGGATGGGAAGTGTATTTAAACGGCGGGCGTATCCCCACCGGGCTGGATGCTGTGGCTTGGGCCAAAGAAGCGGAGCGCCGCGGTGCGGGCGAAATTCTCCTGACCTCTATGGACTGCGACGGTCAAAAGAACGGCTACGACTTGGAGCTGACTCGGGCGGTCAGCGAGGCCGTGGGCGTGCCGGTGATCGCCAGCGGCGGTGCAGGCAAGGCGGAGCACTTTTTAGACGCCTTTACCGACGGTAAGGCAGACGCGGTGCTGGCCGCCAGCCTGTTCCACTTTAACGAACTGCCGATCCCGGAGCTGAAAGCGTATTTGAACGCCAGGGGTGTGCCGGTGCGGCTATAA
- the hisH gene encoding imidazole glycerol phosphate synthase subunit HisH has protein sequence MIAIIDYGAGNLSSVQKALNFLGADNRITADPAEILAADRVILPGVGAFGDAMAAMRSRGLVDTVRAAADGSRPFLGICLGLQLLFAESEESPGVAGLGIFDGRIRRIPGGPGLKVPHIGWNDVQLTQTNGIFRGVAQNSYFYFVHSFYLDGAKPEEVAGVTRYGVPIQCAVQRGKVAATQFHPEKSGAAGLQLLKNFISGEEK, from the coding sequence ATGATTGCAATTATTGACTACGGCGCCGGGAATTTGTCCAGCGTGCAAAAGGCGCTGAACTTTCTGGGCGCAGACAATCGCATTACTGCCGATCCGGCAGAGATTCTGGCGGCAGATCGGGTGATCCTGCCCGGGGTAGGCGCCTTTGGCGACGCTATGGCTGCCATGCGCAGTCGCGGGTTGGTAGACACGGTGCGGGCGGCGGCAGATGGCAGCCGACCGTTTTTGGGTATTTGCCTGGGGTTGCAACTGCTGTTTGCCGAGAGCGAAGAAAGCCCCGGCGTTGCGGGTCTGGGTATCTTTGACGGGCGCATTCGCCGCATTCCCGGTGGGCCGGGACTGAAGGTGCCCCACATTGGCTGGAACGATGTGCAGCTGACGCAAACAAACGGCATTTTTCGCGGTGTTGCCCAGAATAGCTACTTCTACTTTGTCCATTCCTTTTATTTGGACGGTGCTAAGCCGGAAGAAGTGGCCGGTGTGACCCGGTATGGCGTACCCATTCAGTGCGCGGTGCAGCGGGGTAAGGTGGCTGCCACGCAGTTTCACCCGGAAAAGAGCGGTGCAGCGGGCTTGCAGCTGCTGAAGAATTTTATCAGCGGGGAGGAAAAATAA
- a CDS encoding carbohydrate kinase family protein translates to MNGVAVIDRVTIDCIFSGMAGFPGAGEELYTDRFSMTLGGGACVTPVRLGNMGVPVRYGTFLGQGLLSKTAETLLQKYKVQNLHNFYDGDGEPVIFSSVFSFPSDRSIMTFDAGLGENLLTDAQVYDFLHGADVCFAPRRPDVVKKLAREGTKIVYDTHWEEGQTLEDHLPILRLADFFTPNDKEAMLLTGTDSPQAALDALCNYTAQPIVKVGKDGCITRIHGKTEHFPAGEATPVDKTGAGDNFLAGLVFGVYHGCSVAECIQLANIAGGKSTETFGCYDAPYDLRTELKALRREG, encoded by the coding sequence ATGAACGGTGTGGCTGTCATTGACCGGGTGACTATTGACTGTATTTTCTCCGGCATGGCCGGGTTTCCGGGAGCGGGGGAGGAGCTTTATACGGATCGGTTCTCCATGACCCTGGGCGGGGGTGCCTGCGTGACCCCGGTGCGGCTGGGGAATATGGGCGTTCCGGTGCGGTACGGCACCTTTTTGGGTCAGGGCTTGCTCAGCAAAACGGCGGAGACCCTGTTGCAAAAGTACAAGGTGCAGAACCTGCACAATTTTTATGACGGCGACGGGGAGCCGGTGATCTTCAGTTCCGTGTTCTCTTTTCCCTCCGATCGGTCCATTATGACCTTTGACGCTGGGCTGGGCGAGAATTTGCTTACGGACGCCCAGGTGTATGACTTTCTCCACGGAGCGGATGTGTGCTTTGCGCCTCGCCGGCCGGATGTAGTGAAGAAATTGGCCCGGGAGGGCACCAAGATTGTGTACGATACCCACTGGGAGGAGGGGCAGACCCTGGAGGACCACCTGCCCATTTTGCGGTTGGCGGATTTCTTCACCCCCAACGATAAAGAGGCCATGCTCCTAACCGGCACGGACAGCCCCCAGGCGGCGCTGGACGCCTTGTGCAACTACACCGCCCAGCCCATTGTTAAGGTGGGTAAGGACGGCTGTATTACCCGCATTCACGGCAAGACGGAGCACTTCCCGGCAGGGGAGGCCACGCCGGTGGATAAGACCGGGGCAGGGGATAATTTCCTGGCCGGGCTGGTGTTTGGCGTGTATCACGGCTGCTCTGTGGCAGAGTGCATTCAGCTGGCCAATATTGCCGGTGGCAAGTCTACGGAGACCTTTGGCTGCTATGACGCGCCTTACGATCTGCGCACGGAGCTGAAAGCGCTGCGCCGAGAGGGGTAA
- a CDS encoding uracil-xanthine permease family protein, whose amino-acid sequence MSKNKVDFSKGIYDARQLGTPRMLLLGFQHMFAMFGATVLVPLITGLDIATTLLMAGLGTLLFHVFTKFKVPAFLGSSFAFLGGYATVAPKLPDANGELTIANTEMLPYACVGVACAGLLYLVLATIIKIIGINKVMRFFPPVVTGPIIVAIGLGLAPTAISNCKNNWWLALIALGIVIVVNVFGKGMAKIIPILIGILGAYAVAGIVGNGFGVESFAIDFSSVKEAAWVGLPIHWSSTVFGGVHDTGKAVTAIIAIMPIALATMMEHIGDISAIGATCGKNYIADPGLHRSLAGDGLATTMSALFGGPANTTYGENTGVLALSKVYDPRVIRIAAYFAILFSFSPKFAALIDSMPAAIVGGISFVLYGMISAIGIRNVVENKVDFSKPRNTIIAAVILVCALGLGDGVSFHIGQFDINLSALAVAALAGIILNAIFPGKDYDFSKQSAADVKSTKDNKAEAKAE is encoded by the coding sequence ATGTCAAAAAACAAAGTCGATTTTTCTAAGGGCATTTACGATGCGCGCCAGCTGGGTACGCCGCGGATGCTGCTGCTGGGCTTCCAGCACATGTTTGCTATGTTCGGCGCCACCGTGCTGGTGCCGTTGATTACCGGGTTGGATATTGCCACCACCTTGCTGATGGCCGGTCTGGGTACCCTGCTGTTCCATGTGTTCACCAAATTTAAGGTGCCTGCTTTCCTGGGCAGCTCCTTTGCGTTCCTTGGCGGTTATGCCACGGTAGCACCCAAACTGCCGGACGCCAACGGCGAGCTGACCATTGCCAACACGGAAATGCTGCCCTATGCCTGCGTGGGCGTGGCTTGCGCCGGTTTGCTGTATCTGGTGTTGGCCACCATCATCAAGATTATCGGCATCAATAAGGTGATGCGTTTCTTCCCGCCGGTTGTAACCGGCCCCATCATTGTGGCTATCGGTTTGGGCCTGGCACCCACCGCTATTTCCAACTGCAAAAATAACTGGTGGCTGGCACTGATTGCTTTGGGTATTGTGATCGTGGTGAATGTGTTCGGTAAGGGCATGGCCAAGATTATTCCCATTCTCATTGGTATTCTCGGCGCCTATGCAGTGGCCGGTATCGTCGGTAACGGCTTTGGCGTAGAAAGCTTTGCTATTGACTTTTCTTCTGTTAAGGAAGCGGCCTGGGTGGGTCTGCCCATTCACTGGAGCTCTACCGTGTTCGGCGGTGTGCATGATACCGGTAAGGCCGTAACTGCCATCATTGCCATTATGCCTATCGCACTGGCAACCATGATGGAGCACATCGGTGATATTTCCGCCATCGGCGCCACCTGCGGCAAGAATTATATTGCCGATCCCGGTCTGCACCGTTCTTTGGCCGGTGACGGCTTGGCCACCACCATGTCTGCGTTGTTCGGCGGCCCCGCCAATACCACTTACGGTGAGAACACCGGCGTGCTGGCGCTGTCTAAAGTGTATGACCCCAGAGTCATTCGTATCGCTGCGTACTTCGCCATTCTGTTCTCCTTCTCTCCCAAGTTTGCTGCGCTGATTGACTCTATGCCCGCAGCCATTGTTGGCGGTATCTCCTTTGTGCTGTACGGCATGATCTCCGCCATTGGTATCCGTAATGTGGTAGAGAATAAGGTAGACTTCTCCAAGCCGAGAAACACCATCATCGCCGCTGTCATCCTGGTGTGCGCACTGGGCTTGGGTGACGGTGTAAGCTTCCATATCGGGCAGTTCGACATTAACCTGTCTGCGCTGGCTGTGGCTGCGCTGGCCGGTATTATCCTGAACGCCATCTTCCCCGGTAAGGACTATGACTTCTCCAAGCAGTCCGCTGCGGATGTAAAGTCCACTAAGGACAATAAGGCAGAGGCCAAGGCTGAGTAA